DNA from Salvelinus sp. IW2-2015 unplaced genomic scaffold, ASM291031v2 Un_scaffold6024, whole genome shotgun sequence:
acaaatCMacagatgatgcaatctctattgcactccaaactgcctttcccacctgggcaaaaggaacacctacatgagaatgctattcattgactacagctcagcgttcaacaccatagtgccctcaaagctcatcactaagctaaggaccctgggactaaacacctccctctgcaactggatcaaaAACAaaatggacttcctgacaggctgccctcaggtggtaagggtaggtaacaacacatctgccacactgatcctcaacactggggcccctcaggggtgcgtgcYcagtcccctcctgtactccctgttcacccacaactgcatggccaagcacgactccaacaccatcattaagtttgctgacgacacaacagtggtaggcctgatcactgactagaacgagacagcctatagggaggtggtcagagacctggcagtgtggtgccaggataacctctccctcaatgtgatgattgtggactacaggaaaatgaggaccgagcacacccccttctcatcgacggggctgtagtggagcaggttgagagcggcaagctccttggcgtccacatcaccaacaaactatcatggtccaagtacaccaagacagtcgtgaagagggcacgacaaaacccatttcctcaggagactgaaaagatttggcattggtccttagatcctcaaaaagttctacagctgcaccatcgagagcatcctgactggttgcatcactacctggtatggcaactgctcggcctccgaccgcaaggcaatacagagggtagtgtgtatggaccagtacatcactggggccaagcttcctgtcatccaggacctctataccaggcagtgacagaggaaggccccaaaaattgccaaagactccagtcagccaagacatactgttctctctgctaccgcacggcaagcagtaccggagcgccaagtctaggtccaaagggcttctaaacagcttctacccccaagatataagactcctgaacatctaatcaaatgactacctggACTAATTGCATTCCCCCCCACTTCTTACACTGCTgatactctgtttattatctatgcatagtcacYttaactctacctacatgtacatattacttcaattacttcgactaacctaTTCCCCAGCACATGGACTCTATACCCCCTGTATAAATcgatactgttattttatttttgctttttaatatttgttatttttcatttattttttaattcagattattttagtaaatactttaacacttatttttctttaaactgAATTGttttaagggcctgtaagtaagcgtttaactgtaatgtctacacctgttgtactcggcgcatgtgaMaaataacatttaatttgattagcAGTACAACCCAACACCTATGAGGACTCAGGATTCAGACTAAGGACTCAGGACCCGGGACCCGAGACCCAGACTCAGGACTCAGACTAAGGAGCACTGTTGATCCCACAGGTCTAAATGACTAAGTATTAGAGAAAGGCGATATAATAGCCTCTGTCTCCATCTGCTGGACAGTTTGAAGAAGACAAACCCCACTCACCTCTTGCTCTTGTTGCGTGTGAACCCAGAAGGACAGTCAGACATGCACTCTCTTCTGTGAATGACGAAGCGGTCGAAGTCGGGCAGGTGGACGCTGGAGCAGAAGTCCAGGGTGACGCAGCGCCAGCCTTCAAACTTATAGGTATCGGGGGGACAGTCTGGAACGCAGCGCCCCTCGTGGTAGTAGTGGAGACAGGCAGCGCACGACGTATCCGTGTTCGGTTCAGTACAGCTACCCAGACACTGGCCATGACAACACTCACCATCCCACGTACACGCATGGCACTTATCAGGACacactagagagacagagagagacagagagagaagacagttaATGACTTGACCTTCAGCACAACACAGATACAGCAGATCCccatattgtatgggacactgaaatgtacttttagaggccattcaatacAACACTCATCATTAAACAAAAGCAGTTTAGTTCAAAAGAGACTAATAAAGGAAAAAGAGGAAGTAAaagagcaggtagatggtaacAGAAACTGTAGAGgcacaaaaagaaatggaggaacttattcaagaacgatcaagtgtaatgtattgcaaaaataaagcgaattggatggaaaaatggggaaaaatgcaaaaataaatattgaatcttcaacatagaaatgctaccaaaaagaaTTGAGAGAAAGTCATTACAAAtggagtcatccatgattcatcaaactatattttgaaagaggaagcaaaatattttcaagcatatgttttgtctcctccatttccactgaatCATGTTAACTAAGGATTTCTTtccaaatagtaataataataataataatgtaaaattaacacatttacagaaagacctgtgtgaagaccagattttgaaaaggtgtttgataaagtacgactagaTTTACAAATGCCTGATTTACTTTAATTTCGGTGAATCTCKTATACgttgggttaaagttatgtacagcaaccccagatgtaaccattatttactattttatttctcagaaagtattgagcttttaagaggagtaaaacaaatcTGTCcattgtctccatatctatttattatggccattgaaattcTAGCTATtcaaattagatccaacaataatatcaatggttagaaatccaggggataTAAACAAGTGTCAACATATATTGACGACAAGTTctcttaactttttagggatagggggcagtattcagaaattcggatgaatgacgtgcccaaaataaactgcctgttactcaggaccagaagctaggatatgatatatatatatatatatataggatagcatataattggtagtattggaaagaaacgtttctaaaactgttaaaataatatctGTGAGTAGAGAGtgacagaactgatttggcaggagaaaacccgaggagaatccatccggaatgggttttttatttttttatttgaggaGATCACCACTCATtgaaatggctgtctatgggagaatcaaaggaatacctcccagattgcagttcctagggcttccactagatgtcaacagtctttagaaagagtttcaggctggttttttgaaaaattagctagaatttctagtttttctaggtggctcccattttgactGTAGTATTGTTGCGCGCATGGATGAGGgtgcgcacttcgttatttatctccggtaaagaacATTCTCAGTCTTAAATtctatagtttatttacatattagggtacctgaggattgattagaaacRTTgcttgacttgtttggacaaagtttattggtaacttttgggattcctttgtatgcattttgaacgagggaaacaggTGGATCactgaatcaagcgcgccaactaaactgaatgttttgggatataaaggactttatcgaacacaacgaccatttgttatgtagctgggacccttgggaattcaaacagaggaagatcttcaaaggtaagtgatttattttatcgttatttctgactttcatgacgcctctgcttgtttggaaaatgtttttaatgatttTGTATGCGGKgtgctgtcctcagataatcgccgtaaagcctttttgaaatctgacagcgcggctggattaacaagaagtttagcttttaaatgatgtaagacacttgtattttcatgaatgtttaatattacgaattttgTATTTCGAACTATGCAATTTCACTGGATATTGCCCCACctatcccaaagaggttttaagtgcgcaatctggatccctgcacagtctcattgaagatatTGATCMATTTTCTAGCCTCtatggactaaaacctaattatgacaagtgtaacatattacgtattggatcataaaaaaaaaaaagtgtttatgctaccttgtagtttaccaataaaatgggtggatggtgaagtagacatacttggtattcacatctcaaaaaacaaattaacttaccacaatcaatttcaatagaaagttagcaaaaatagatcatgcaaccatggagaggtaaatacttgtctatttatggaaaaatcacattgattaactctttggtcctatcacagtttacttacttatTAATGGCACTTCCTACTACAGACGActcgttttttaaatcaaatcaaattaacaaaacatttcattttatttggaatgctaaaagccagacaaaattcaaacgtacctatttaaataatgaatatgagtttgcagggctaaaatgactaaatattaaagctttaaacctctcactaaaataTTTACTCATACATAAATTATACTTAattccaaaatggttctccttTGTTcaacagattacaacttctcatttcccaCTAAATTGGGAAATGttgtttaaagtatcgccctttcttaaacaaagctggttacaatttcagttttatcttCCAGAAAAGAACAAACAAATGTCATGGTTACGGGTCGGTTAGGCATCACGTTGTCATGGTTACGGGTCGGTTAGGCATCACGTTGTAagtggagactgaaaagattgggcatgggtcctcaaaaggttctacagctgcaccatcgggagCCCtgtgactggttgcatcactgtctggtatggcaactgctcggcctccgaaagcaaggcactacagagggtagtgcgtatggcccagtacatcactggggccaagcttcctgtcatccaggacctcaataccaggcagtgtcagaggaaggccctaaaaatggtcaaagactccagccaccctagtcatagactgttctttctactaccgcacagcaagtggtaccggagcgccatgtctaggtccaagaggcttctaaacagcttctacccccaagNNNNNNNNNNNNNNNNNNNNNNNNNNNNNNNNNNNNNNNNNNNNNNNNNNNNNNNNNNNNNNNNNNNNNNNNNNNNNNNNNNNNNNNNNNNNNNNNNNNNNNNNNNNNNNNNNNNNNNNNNNNNNNNNNNNNNNNNNNNNNNNNNNNNNNNNNNNNNNNNNNNNNNNNNNNNNNNNNNNNNNNNNNNNNNNNNNNNNNNNNNNNNNNNNNNNNNNNNNNNNNNNNNNNNNNNNNNNNNNNNNNNNNNNNNNNNNNNNNNNNNNNNNNNNNNNNNNNNNNNNNNNNNNNNNNNNNNNNNNNNNNNNNNNNNNNNNNNNNNNNNNNNNNNNNNNNNNNNNNNNNNNNNNNNNNNNNNNNNNNNNNNNNNNNNNNNNNNNNNNNNNNNNNNNNNNNNNNNNNNNNNNNNNNNNNNNNNNNNNNNNNNNNNNNNNNNNNNNNNNNNNNNNNNNNNNNNNNNNNNNNNNNNNNNNNNNNNNNNNNNNNNNNNNNNNNNNNNNNNNNNNNNNNNNNNNNNNNNNNNNNNNNNNNNNNNNNNNNNNNNNNNNNNNNNNNNNNNNNNNNNNNNNNNNNNNNNNNNNNNNNNNNNNNNNNNNNNNNNNNNNNNNNNNNNNNNNNNNNNNNNNNNNNNNNNNNNNNNNNNNNNNNNNNNNNNNNNNNNNNNNNNNNNNNNNNNNNNNNNNNNNNNNNNNNNNNNNNNNNNNNNNNNNNNNNNNNNNNNNNNNNNNNNNNNNNNNNNNNNNNNNNNNNNNNNNNNNNNNNNNNNNNNNNNNNNNNNNNNNNNNNNNNNNNNNNNNNNNNNNNNNNNNNNNNNNNNNNNNNNNNNNNNNNNNNNNNNNNNNNNNNNNNNNNNNNNNNNNNNNNNNNNNNNNNNNNNNNNNNNNNNNNNNNNNNNNNNNNNNNNNNNNNNNNNNNNNNNNNNNNNNNNNNNNNNNNNNNNNNNNNNNNNNNNNNNNNNNNNNNNNNNNNNNNNNNNNNNNNNNNNNNNNNNNNNNNNNNNNNNNNNNNNNNNNNNNNNNNNNNNNNNNNNNNNNNNNNNNNNNNNNNNNNNNNNNNNNNNNNNNNNNNNNNNNNNNNNNNNNNNNNNNNNNNNNNNNNNNNNNNNNNNNNNNNNNNNNNNNNNNNNNNNNNNNNNNNNNNNNNNNNNNNNNNNNNNNNNNNNNNNNNNNNNNNNNNNNNNNNNNNNNNNNNNNNNNNNNNNNNNNNNNNNNNNNNNNNNNNNNNNNNNNNNNNNNNNNNNNNNNNNNNNNNNNNNNNNNNNNNNNNNNNNNNNNNNNNNNNNNNNNNNNNNNNNNNNNNNNNNNNNNNNNNNNNNNNNNNNNNNNNNNNNNNNNNNNNNNNNNNNNNNNNNNNNNNNNNNNNNNNNNNNNNNNNNNNNNNNNNNNNNNNNNNNNNNNNNNNNNNNNNNNNNNNNNNNNNNNNNNNNNNNNNNNNNNNNNNNNNNNNNNNNNNNNNNNNNNNNNNNNNNNNNNNNNNNNNNNNNNNNNNNNNNNNNNNNNNNNNNNNNNNNNNNNNNNNNNNNNNNNNNNNNNNNNNNNNNNNNNNNNNNNNNNNNNNNNNNNNNNNNNNNNNNNNNNNNNNNNNNNNNNNNNNNNNNNNNNNNNNNNNNNNNNNNNNNNNNNNNNNNNNNNNNNNNNNNNNNNNNNNNNNNNNNNNNNNNNNNNNNNNNNNNNNNNNNNNNNNNNNNNNNNNNNNNNNNNNNNNNNNNNNNNNNNNNNNNNNNNNNNNNNNNNNNNNNNNNNNNNNNNNNNNNNNNNNNNNNNNNNNNNNNNNNNNNNNNNNNNNNNNNNNNNNNNNNNNNNNNNNNNNNNNNNNNNNNNNNNNNNNNNNNNNNNNNNNNNNNNNNNNNNNNNNNNNNNNNNNNNNNNNNNNNNNNNNNNNNNNNNNNNNNNNNNNNNNNNNNNNNNNNNNNNNNNNNNNNNNNNNNNNNNNNNNNNNNNNNNNNNNNNNNNNNNNNNNNNNNNNNNNNNNNNNNNNNNNNNNNNNNNNNNNNNNNNNNNNNNNNNNNNNNNNNNNNNNNNNNNNNNNNNNNNNNNNNNNNNNNNNNNNNNNNNNNNNNNNNNNNNNNNNNNNNNNNNNNNNNNNNNNNNNNNNNNNNNNNNNNNNNNNNNNNNNNNNNNNNNNNNNNNNNNNNNNNNNNNNNNNNNNNNNNNNNNNNNNNNNNNNNNNNNNNNNNNNNNNNNNNNNNNNNNNNNNNNNNNNNNNNNNNNNNNNNNNNNNNNNNNNNNNNNNNNNNNNNNNNNNNNNNNNNNNNNNNNNNNNNNNNNNNNNNNNNNNNNNNNNNNNNNNNNNNNNNNNNNNNNNNNNNNNNNNNNNNNNNNNNNNNNNNNNNNNNNNNNNNNNNNNNNNNNNNNNNNNNNNNNNNNNNNNNNNNNNNNNNNNNNNNNNNNNNNNNNNNNNNNNNNNNNNNNNNNNNNNNNNNNNNNNNNNNNNNNNNNNNNNNNNNNNNNNNNNNNNNNNNNNNNNNNNNNNNNNNNNNNNNNNNNNNNNNNNNNNNNNNNNNNNNNNNNNNNNNNNNNNNNNNNNNNNNNNNNNNNNNNNNNNNNNNNNNNNNNNNNNNNNNNNNNNNNNNN
Protein-coding regions in this window:
- the LOC112078657 gene encoding insulin-like growth factor 1 receptor, translating into MDDSILCPDKCHACTWDGECCHGQCLGSCTEPNTDTSCAACLHYYHEGRCVPDCPPDTYKFEGWRCVTLDFCSSVHLPDFDRFVIHRRECMSDCPSGFTRNKSKSMFCSACDGLCDKICDEKVIDSVDAAQSLKGCTVIKGNLQINIRRG